Proteins co-encoded in one Podospora pseudoanserina strain CBS 124.78 chromosome 7 map unlocalized CBS124.78p_7, whole genome shotgun sequence genomic window:
- a CDS encoding uncharacterized protein (EggNog:ENOG503P43G; COG:O), with protein MRILLQLFTLLWVYTSFATAAISWSLQKASNPTSDQNDAYARIENAMRLAVARYNRLAPRANKVVTVQYVPSVQTADGNFNGNIRFGSNRSYMNERVALHEISHTLGVGTTNGFNQRCSQNNWPTATPLLKSWDGQDAKINCGGSHVWPYGLNQNSEMSETNANRHCQLVNAMIIDGMF; from the coding sequence ATGCGtatccttctccagctctttACCCTCCTCTGGGTCTACACATCCTTCGCCACCGCAGCCATCAGCTGGAGCCTCCAGAAGGCGAGCAACCCGACCTCTGACCAGAACGACGCCTACGCCCGTATCGAGAATGCCATGCGTCTCGCCGTTGCCAGATACAACAGGCTCGCTCCACGGGCAAACAAAGTCGTGACAGTCCAATACGTCCCCTCTGTCCAAACGGCAGACGGCAACTTCAACGGCAACATCCGCTTCGGATCAAACAGGTCCTATATGAATGAACGAGTTGCGCTACACGAGATCTCTCACACGCTAGGTGTGGGTACCACCAACGGGTTCAACCAGCGCTGCTCTCAAAACAACTGGCCGACAGCCACCCCCCTTCTGAAGAGCTGGGATGGGCAAGACGCAAAGATTAACTGCGGAGGCTCACACGTGTGGCCTTATGGTCTTAACCAGAATTCAGAAATGAGTGAAACGAACGCGAACAGACATTGTCAGCTCGTGAACGCGATGATCATTGATGGCATGTTTTga